One part of the Gemmatimonadaceae bacterium genome encodes these proteins:
- a CDS encoding universal stress protein — protein sequence MDSLKIPSAVPELGVRASVAAPIVVATDGQEQSDGALAMGRLLAGSSDAVRLVTVLKTLPIVPDVPIQIPIDMENARRADARRDVAAQAARVWEEAVDVELHDGDPATAIARLAHKAGASMIVSGLGRHRVTDRVFGDETALRLIRAADVPVYAVAIGTTRAPRRIVVAMDFSETSLRAARLSLSVAATGATVYLAHVAPRDNSFYDWKGWGTTYKVSVGDALQRTREQLRIPEGMTIQNVLLQGDPATELLAFAASVNADLIATGSHGHGFVARMFLGSVTTRLVRCSTCSVLAIPHTAVMTQVGIHVEPPVVLPLPHGEWGRQLDAFSRRNVGRRGTLEVDDPEIGAQAQELDYPLRGTTYDSHDQRITLMFGELGWGAPHLTRGIAGASAVDILQDDRGRDLALRVAHGAGQTLLTFSS from the coding sequence ATGGATTCGCTGAAGATCCCGTCGGCCGTGCCGGAGCTCGGAGTGCGCGCCAGCGTCGCCGCGCCGATCGTCGTCGCGACGGATGGACAAGAGCAGTCGGACGGGGCCCTCGCGATGGGGCGACTGCTCGCCGGGTCCTCCGACGCGGTTCGCCTGGTGACAGTGTTGAAGACGCTGCCGATCGTCCCCGACGTCCCGATTCAAATTCCGATCGACATGGAAAACGCGCGCCGTGCCGACGCACGGCGGGACGTCGCGGCGCAGGCGGCGCGCGTTTGGGAAGAGGCGGTCGATGTCGAGTTGCACGATGGAGACCCCGCGACGGCGATCGCGCGGCTGGCCCACAAGGCCGGGGCGTCGATGATCGTATCCGGGCTCGGCCGACATCGCGTGACCGACCGCGTCTTCGGCGACGAGACCGCGCTGCGGTTGATTCGCGCGGCGGACGTTCCAGTGTACGCCGTCGCGATCGGTACGACGCGTGCGCCGCGGCGCATCGTGGTGGCGATGGATTTCAGTGAAACCAGTCTTCGCGCCGCTCGGCTTTCACTCTCCGTGGCGGCGACCGGGGCCACCGTCTATCTCGCGCACGTCGCGCCTCGCGACAACTCGTTCTACGACTGGAAGGGCTGGGGCACCACATACAAGGTGAGTGTCGGCGACGCGCTGCAGCGGACGCGTGAGCAGTTGCGGATTCCCGAGGGGATGACGATTCAGAACGTCCTGCTTCAGGGCGACCCGGCCACCGAGCTGTTGGCCTTCGCGGCGAGCGTCAACGCCGATCTGATCGCCACGGGGAGTCACGGGCACGGATTCGTCGCGCGCATGTTTCTTGGCAGTGTGACGACGCGGCTGGTCCGCTGTTCCACGTGCAGCGTGCTGGCGATTCCCCACACGGCCGTGATGACCCAGGTCGGAATTCACGTCGAGCCACCGGTCGTTCTCCCCCTGCCGCACGGCGAGTGGGGTAGGCAACTCGATGCCTTCTCCCGCCGCAACGTCGGCCGCCGCGGGACGCTCGAAGTCGACGATCCGGAGATCGGCGCGCAGGCGCAGGAGCTCGACTATCCGCTCCGCGGGACGACGTACGACTCGCACGATCAGCGAATCACGCTGATGTTCGGCGAGTTGGGGTGGGGTGCTCCCCACCTGACGCGCGGGATCGCCGGCGCGTCGGCGGTGGACATTCTGCAGGACGACCGCGGACGCGACCTCGCCCTTCGCGTCGCGCACGGTGCCGGCCAGACGTTGTTGACTTTTTCGTCGTAA